From the Lepisosteus oculatus isolate fLepOcu1 chromosome 1, fLepOcu1.hap2, whole genome shotgun sequence genome, one window contains:
- the LOC102689462 gene encoding cyclin-dependent kinase 4 inhibitor B-like isoform X2 encodes MTSADQLASAAATGQTEYVLTLLQNGCDPNGTNRFGRTPIQVMMMGNTSVARLLLLYGANPNLQDVTTGMTPLHDAASGGFLDTVMILDQYHADRNITDNFNRRPVDLAKANGHEDVVDFLES; translated from the exons ATGACCTCTGCCGATCAGCTGGCATCAGCAGCTGCAACTGGACAAACTGAATACGTACTAACTTTGCTACAGAACGGCTGCGATCCCAATGGTACGAATCGTTTTGGACGGACACCTATTCAG GTTATGATGATGGGGAATACATCTGTAGCCAGACTGCTGCTGCTGTACGGTGCGAACCCGAATTTGCAGGATGTGACCACAGGGATGACTCCGCTCCACGACGCAGCTAGTGGTGGTTTTCTGGACACAGTTATGATACTGGACCAATATCATGCCGACAGAAATATCACGGATAACTTCAACCGGCGACCTGTTGATCTCGCCAAAGCAAACGGACACGAGGACGTTGTAGATTTTCTGGAATCATAA